Within the Eleginops maclovinus isolate JMC-PN-2008 ecotype Puerto Natales chromosome 5, JC_Emac_rtc_rv5, whole genome shotgun sequence genome, the region tctgtctgaaaccagagcccagtctgctctgattggttagctgttgtgattggtataTGGCTTAGAAAAGGTAAAAAGGGCCTCTTTTAGCCTCTTTAAAGTCTCCTGTCAAACACAATAGGGGGTCCAGGCAGTTTATTAAACCAGAGCTGGAGCAGATGGGGTACAAAGAATCTATTAAAGAATATTCAGCAGAAAGAGCAGAGTAATTGACCGTAAAATAAGAATAGTATGCTCAAAACTCACAGGGTCATTAAAGTGATGTATGGCCGGGCCAGTTAATTAAGTTCACTTTAATGTGCGATTGACAGACACTGTGCCTTGGACCTCTGCCTTGTTCTTGAACTAAAAAGATAAATGTTGTCAGCCAGTGCCGAGCAGAGGGTCACCTTATGGATGGGGTCTTTGGCCGGAGCCCAGGAGGGCACTATTTTTCCGTGCAGCCTCCATTGGCCGTAGGGGTTCATGAGGTGCCGCTCGATGACCAGGTACTCCAACACGTCCTTCGGCTGCTCCTCGCTGCCCAGCATCAGCCTCCCGAAGCGGTCGTAGATGGCCAGAGTCTGCGGGGCAGGAAGACAACGTTCATTAAACCTAAGTTGTAATCAGGGCTGCTAAATCCATCGCttcttttattgtcattgtacTATCGACTTCTGCATAAAGACTGAGGCATTGCTCTGAGGGATTGCTAAATAGGTGGAAAGAGTTTCTCTGTTAAAAACTTGCACTTCAAGTGTTATTACTTTTCTTTGACTGCTGCTTTTGTTACATAAAAGTaggatttgtatttgttttagatTCATCATGCAAATTGTTTGATTTTAGCAGTATACTTGAAGACGTGAGTACACTATGGTATTGCATATTTTTGTAGACAAGAAGGGTTTATTGTCAATATACTTAAGATATTGAAATAAATCAACTAGTGCAAGTGACATAATGCACCTGTAAACTGACTACTGGGAtgtatttgactttaaatgtacacttttttttttactagagTTGTGGCAGCACATGGTTCAGAAACACTGACAGAAttatgaaacaacaacaacacacatttcaaacagcTTCACTCTGATCGCGACTGGATTGAAATGGAGCCAGCGCAGTGTCAGATCAACAGGTGAGTCGTACCTGCTTGCTGTGCATGCGGACCGTCACCTGGCCGTACAGGTTGCCCTTGGAGATCATGTCGGGGCAGCGAGCGTGGACCACTTTGGGCGGCTCCAGAGACTCTATGAAACTCCATCTGATCGTCTTGTAACGGTTCCCCCGCGTCATCTCCTGGACAGAGGAATAAAAACTCAGATTAAAATGGGATTtgacttttattcaaattaatcattttaaaattagaATAAGAAGCCCTcgataaataaatgcattattatttaatgttaagCATCACATTAATGCATATATGATGTCATACATACGGTTGACCTTTGCACACTAACTATTTTGCACATTGCGGCATAATGCAATCCATTTAATATGACACAGCTCGGGTGAGAAACTGCAGCAATGTTTAGAAGAACAACTTACAGGATAACATCTCTCTGTCAACAAGGAGTGAAGCTTCTCCTTGTTGAACCTGCAAAAGAAACAGCAGATGTATTTTCTGTTCggaaaatatgatgttttgtttcaaacaaaGAACCAAATTAAATGTAAGGAATGGATATTATAGTTGATAGACAATCAAAAAGATTTAGTTTTAATCAGACCGAGCAAACTAAGCTGCTGAACACCTTCAGAAAAAACCTATCAAAAGCTTTTTGGGGTCAAATATGAAACTAATTCTGTACATTACTTCGGCCAAAACTCCTAATTGTatgagaatacattttattacacaCTTAATTTAATACTGAGCACAATCATTCCATAATCACACTTCCTTTTCTCTGTCCtctatttaaattaaaaggttTGATTTAAGTTTGCGACTGCtcaactttttttcttattgCAATGAATAATTGAAGGTCTGTTAACCTGTAAATACTTTTTAAGAACAGCCCTAAAAAGTATCAGACGGTTTGATTCCAGATCACAGGCAATAGGGCTATTTTAGCAATAACTGTACATCAGCTGTGCACAGATGTTTCCTTAAATCAGTCAGTTAATTTCAGAGTAAGTAGAACAAATGTAGTTTTGGAAGCTTTCCCACTTAGCAATAGAGCTGAGGGAGTGTATTTCTCACTTCTATAACAAATGTCTCAGTGTGATATTCAGTGTTCCTCCCCGACTGTGAGGCTGAGAGACGCGAGTTAACTCTCTTACTGTGTCAGGGCGGTGTGAGCCTCAACGAAGATCTCCTGAGCCTGCTGTGCAAAAGACTTAGTTGAGAACTGAGGGTCGTGCTCTTTGATTTTACGAATCCTgtaaaaaagagacaaatattCAGCCTTCTCACTTTGACTGTGAACATTTCATCATCCCTAAGAATGTGATGAGGTGGGGAAAAAGAGGATTGAACTTCAAAAGGCTCACAAATCattgaaagtaaaaatacagaGCGCTGGATGTCAGAGGActcaggagaagaagacagacaggaagtaaacactaacatgggctctggcagtgcttaaagactggttaaataaacagatacggaacagttacagaaaaccttgatcagtgctgcctATTTCCAGCCGCCGGTAGGTTGTACGTAGCAGAAGCAAAACAACcgtttttaaatgacatttgtgTATCacattagtttatttatatgcaTCTACCCGTGTAATTAGCGTGGTAATGcttgtctttcatttttacataaattagacacattatcccttacttatattatatttagtaGCTCAATGTTCCATGATATGTCTCATAACACTCTTCGTCAGctctgaaactgaaaccattttgtaAAGCcccaaataataatattaatcatAGTATATCATAAAAGTGACAGGACTACTTCTCAGGTCGAGGGCTGCCCTAAAACTTCCAGATATGAttgatgacatcactacaggAACAACAGGATCTTACGCCAGCTGCGAGGAGGCGCTCTGTTTGATCTGTTCAGTCCGTTGTTTCAGGCCTTCTttagacagagaggagagacgagCGTCGCCCTCCGGAGGGATGTAGGGGTCGAAAATTCCCGCTGgtagagaaacagagagattATCAATCAGGAGAGACGGATTACAAAATAACATCTGATTGATAAAGAACTGGGTTGTCTGGCATTtccttaaaaatacaaacaaatcctGTTGATTGGACACATGTTCAGATGACAAATGCATCTTCCAGTTCCAGAATATCACTTGAGTTTCTTTACTAActaccacaacaacaacaacaacaacaacaacaacaacaaaatatcaaGCTGCTTGTCTCATTACAAGCAGCTCATCTTTTAGTGATTAAAAATAGGATATAACACAAATAACCATATTAGACAGTCAAAAGGTACCAAaatcatcatttaaaatcaggagaaatatgataaaataacacGTACGAAATAATTTAAAGTTGGCGGGACATTTAATACTTTTGCTATAAATGCATTTTGGTAGTATCATAAACAAACCAATCAGAATATTGAGTATTTTATACTTCCAAAGTCTTATGTGTTGAGTAAAATAGATATACTAGAACTCCCAAAAGCCTTTGCAGTCTCTACATTTAACAATTAGAAAGTAGAACATTAACGCCCCCTCAATTAATTCATATAAATTCAATcgagaatgagaaaaaaagccTCATTACAAGTGGAGGCGATGTTGATGGGCCTCTCAAAATACTGCTGTCTGGGGGCAACGCCGGCTTTTCGAGCTTTGTCCTCCATGTTGATATCTTTCATCCCTTTCGTCCCCACCGCCGGAGGGATGAAGTACCGCTTCTTAGTCCGGACCGGCAGGTAAAGAGGGAGCGGATGCCGAAGGTCCAGAGACGCATCTGCATTCTGAGACAGAGGAGAGTTAAGTCTTTGTTttaatagaaatactcaagcaaTGTACAAGTAACTATacaacagtattttatttagtatACCTATATTACACTTATGTGCAAAAGTAATAACCCCTACACGTTTTGTGACACGTCTGAAAGAGTTGCAGTGATGTTTAAGTAACAaagtttactcaagtactgtacttcacACATTTCCCCAATGGTACTTATATACTTACTATTACTTTAAATGGATTATTTgtacagtgtggtattagtacttttactcaaggaaaGACACTAAATACTTTTTCCAGCCCTGGTTAGTTGTGGCGTTTTACAATGAAGGatgattttgatttattttccacaacatgTCCATAAAAAGCAGTCAAGAACAACAGCAACTCTGAAATGGTACTAAGGTTAGGAACATaaggcagaaaaacacattttttacttcCTTACAATATAATAAGTGTTAATTATAGACACACAGTAcgtgtattttatttgttcctaacatttcatcttttttttgtttttattcccttGAAATTATCCTTCTACGTAAAGACAGTTAGCTTTAGCTTAGCTAGCCCCATCAGGACTCTGCACAGTGCAACGCTTTCACAACAAGCTAACCAAATGAGATGCTAAAACATCAAAGTGACTGTCTCATTTGTTAAAGTTAATTGTTATTAAAGGGCTCATTACCTTTAAACTGCTACATGTTGCCCTGTGAAGAGCAACCAGCGTCCTCCTCATGGGCGTCGCCATCTTGACACCGTTTGACAgactaaaggaaaaaaatgacttCCGGTTTggccatttcaaaataaagcttttattttacaagCGCGTCTCAGGAATGCAATAAGGAAGTGCAGGGAAATTGACCTCAATGGAAATTTCCAACGACAATAAATAGTTGTTTGACATGCATCCAGCATGTTCTCTTTAATCTTATATTACAAACATATGacataacataaaatacatttatttcaaagtttaagttgtgtgtttttttgtgtatgggTGGATTTTTTTCAAGGGCAATGTGATTTTGGAGTTTATGCAAAATGTCTGATTTAAACCCTGTCATCAAATAAGGAAAACAGTTCTAAGCATTCCTATTTCAATAACATTAACCAACATTACTTACACTGTAATCTGAGTTTTTCTATTGGaatgtattgtaatattatatttgaaCTGCACTATGTACTATTTTATTGACCTGTACTTTAAACTGTTTTATGATTGTTTGTGTGATAGAGATTATGCAATGTGTTAagtgtttgttgatttgttgtACCTGCCTGAGGACTGCAGACGGAAATGAGCTAATAGCTCAAATCTGGCAAAaatcatctcttttcttttctgagatgaatgtatttgtattcaCGGTCcttgttgaaataaatacataaattacaaaaatatacaatatattatacCCACCAATATAAATATTTCCCACACTATCTAAGATCTGCAGCACTATAAGTTTTGCAGAAATAGACAGACACGTTGTATAAAAGTGTAGTTGTTTTGAATGCAAAACCCTGCACACAGACGTTTTCCAATTTGGATATATCTaactatctatttatctatctgtctatctactGAATCTATCCCTATCTATCTATGATACATAAGTACGTAAAGCACGTACGCTGACACGACGTGATGACGTGCGTGTCTGTACGTCGACGCTGGTTAACTTGAGTTGTTTgggctgagaggagagagggttCAGTTGATGTTGCTTCTCCTGGGCCGCAGGGTTCCGCTGTCACTCGTACATAGACTCACTACCTGCTGTCCTTCATCCTCACTGTCGAGGCCCGTTCTGCTCAGCTCTGCACTAATAAAACTCACAGCGATAACTAGAGTTACACACAGCACCGTCTTCGTTAGCGGCCAAAATACAGGAACCATGCCCGAAAGGAGGCCCTTCGTGCGGTTACCAACTGACGTTTACCCCGTCAACTATGGCTTGTGTCTGAAGCCGGACCTGATCGACTTCACCTTTGAAGGCAAGCTGGAGGCGCTGGTGGAGGTAGGTTGAACCCGAGCCTCTGGCTTCATACATGGATGGACTTGTTTGTGTGAGGATCTTGTTATGTAATCTGACCAGCTAACGTTAACAGTAGCGAGCTAATGTGCTGTCTTCGAGCGATAACGGGCaaactgttagctgttagcatcagCAGTAGCTTAGCGTAACGTTCACTGACGGCGTTTGCAGCCTTTAGCTTGTGTTATCTGGCCGTTGCTAAACTAGCTTACCGTTTACTGGCAGGCTCACGGTGCTGAATAAGAGCAATGAATGGTGAAAAATAACGTCTGGATATTTTTGCCAGGAGCTAATTGACGTTAGCTAGCACAACAGTCCCAGACATACTTGCACTCTCatgttagctaacgttagcatgctaacaagcgCTTTGCAGTGCGCTTAATGTGTTTCAAGATCGTTTGTTGTTCGCCAGGAACGTTAACCCCCTGTTACACCAATGCATTGCTCTGAATCACAATCAGTTTATCTGCCATCAATTATTGAAGAGGTTAACCAGCAAGCTAGGATCTAGCGAAGGCTCAATAATGTTTGCTAAATCATGGCAACATGATGTTGCCCCCTCCCACCAGAGgttggagaagtactcaggtcttgtaatagagtaaaagtaccagagtgtaggaataagtaaaagtacaaaagttttagcatcaaaatgtacttaaagtaccaaaagtaaaagtagtcattgtaCAGATTgttccatttcagaataacatgTATGATATGttgatcataattattgatgctCTAATCTGTTTAAGTGTTGAATGTAATTCAAATCATAAATCCAAATTGTAAAACCTTTTTATACTTTGGTGGTTTTAATATAAAGCAATGCATCATAATTATAAAATTTTTCATGAGCTCAGAAAAACATCTCTGTTTTTGcctttgttttaatgcattttgtaGCTGACCCAAGagttgatgtgtttatttagcATATACAAAAGGTTTCTAAACAAAGAAAGGGACACTTTATACTTCAAGTTTTCACAACcattgaaatgaaacaaatctGGAGACGCATGGTCTTTACTGGACACAGGTCAAGAATAATCGGAAAAGTGAATAAAGCTGTCAAGCAAAAGTGCTGAAGATACCAGTACAatactttgaaatgtataaagttGCATCTGGTACTTCACATGTATATTTAAGTACAACACATTAGTAAATGTAAGTAACTATCTGCAAAAAAAGAGTTGTGAGTGTGAGTTTGCCTGATTAGCGATTTTTATGGCAGCAAAAGCAGTCTTGACAGTAAATGTAAGGAATGCACACTCTTCGTTTGCTGTCAGTTGACTCAAAGTAATGTTAGTCAATCATTTGGGTTCCCGTTGGATTGTTGCAAAAGTGCATGTAGATGGTAGCTACTGTGTAActaacacataaaacaaacataccGGCTcactttgcatttatttcagcgTTAGAGTTTGTGCTTATGGTGTGTAAATTGCTCCATTGTTGGGCTACTGGCACCTGTCAGCAGAGGGTCTTATCACCTGCCTTTAACACGCCTGGTTGTAGTCACTCACTCCACACACATTATCAGAGCACTCAATGCACACCACAGCATTTAACATGGTCTCAATGTGCAGGCTCAAATAAGTTTTCTTTGTGTATGTGACACCTTTCACATGTGGTTTATAAACGGCTTCACTTTCAAACAATTTAATAGTAACATTAGAAAATGAAATATCATTTGCTAACTTGAAGGAATTCGAACCccatttgaaatgcaaagcagaaaacaaatgcaataaTGTTTTGCCTGACCAGCAGTCCATAACCCACAGATATACAGTTtcagatgatttaaaaaaaagtttgagctgtaaatcctcacatttgaaaagcttactttctaaaaaatgtaaatgtttattcaTCAGAACAGCTAATGATTAGTTTTCTGTCGACACTTTAGCACTAAACTACTAAAGGTTGGCACTGGATGTTTTTAAGAAGTTTGGCTTTTTTTGGTGGAATGACAAAGCAAAGAAAGGGTTTGAGGAAGTTCTTTTTTATAAGTAGCAAAAATCTTCACCAGTATATGTACACAATCACatgccaaataaaaaacattacagcaaGGCATATTCAAACGTATGTTAGACAAACTCCAACGATTAAAACCTCAAAGTTACACAGAAacagcacatttgaaatgtattcaaacattaTGTCCTCTGTTAATCACTGAAATGCTTCTCAAATCTTATTGTCGAGTCATCCTGAAGGTTTCTTTACCCTGTGATTGCGAAAATGTAAAAACTCTGGACCACAGTTTTGTTTAGCAACACCCTGATTACCTGCTGCTTGCACAAAGCCTGGGTAAAATACAATAGGGCGGAAGAATCTAAGAAAAGTGGCACTTAGACATTTCCCCGGCATGTTTTATAATTACTGCCCCGCTGTGTCAGCCTCAAAGTGTCTCAAACAACAGCAGCGTCCGACCAGCAGTGCCACAAACTGTGAATGTCACCCCGACGGCCCCTCCTGAAAACGGCCCCGCTTCCAAGTGTGCCACTGTGTTTCCCCCTCAATAAGCTGTGCAGTCACATCCGTTGTTTTCACATCACAACGTAGAAGCCCCATAGTCTgccttcctttctttgttttcatcactttctctcccttttcaAACGCGACTGGTTCATTTTTGTGCCCAGTTTTGCCCTTTAGCCTCGGTAAGTGGATTTGTTCCTGGGTCGGCTGAGTTTAATGTGGATAAACCAAATGCATTTTAACTAGTTACTACTTGCTCCTTCACACACTGAGGTGATTGTTTCATTGGACCGCAGCACTTATTTTCCTTAAACCTAATGAAGTGTGTTTGCACAGGTGCTGGAAATCCTTaaacacttttactttactaaGGAGTTTTCAAGTTTTATAAagtgtcatttttcatttctcGAAACTGCTTTCAAGTTGTatgtacatttctttcaaaatcaGTCAGACTCGATAGATTAATTTGAAagtaataaagtattttttgtgaCTAACTTAGAACCACAATTTTTCAAGCCATCTTATAgataaagataaacaaaacgttaagaattacaaaaagtaaatacagaTAAATGTATAATTCAGCGTCCAAGTGTCTCTAACAACAGCAACTATCAAATATTATACTTTGGTTTTCCGCAATCCTATAAGTAAAtcaattcacacacattaacatatCATTTCATCTTTTAACACTACCTTTCAAATAATCATCTTTCTGTATAACGAGGTAATAAAATAAGTGGAGGAGAATTCACCCcagctgtaaagtgctgcggaACGAGTTTGGAATgacaccttttaaaatgtgtcaatttGAATTTTGGAAAAGGTGTAGAAAGAACTCTGTTATCTTCCCC harbors:
- the mrpl45 gene encoding 39S ribosomal protein L45, mitochondrial yields the protein MATPMRRTLVALHRATCSSLKNADASLDLRHPLPLYLPVRTKKRYFIPPAVGTKGMKDINMEDKARKAGVAPRQQYFERPINIASTSGIFDPYIPPEGDARLSSLSKEGLKQRTEQIKQSASSQLAIRKIKEHDPQFSTKSFAQQAQEIFVEAHTALTQFNKEKLHSLLTERCYPEMTRGNRYKTIRWSFIESLEPPKVVHARCPDMISKGNLYGQVTVRMHSKQTLAIYDRFGRLMLGSEEQPKDVLEYLVIERHLMNPYGQWRLHGKIVPSWAPAKDPIHKTVMIPGPDLKPGEEFDPLTYEVPKPKAVQWSK